In Leptospira selangorensis, the following are encoded in one genomic region:
- a CDS encoding S1 RNA-binding domain-containing protein — MKEDQKELFQKLLDESFRKKAALEPGAKVSALVTSSKSDYVFIKVQGAGISGIIAADEFTEALPKQGETIEAYFLQESSGDQYFTTCLNGDTISKDMVSVAHTAEIPVLGHIVGENEAGVEVKLGEQTGFCPFSQLDPELKKQNNGVGKRVRFLISEVGNKGKIIVSQKKIADKEREAKISVLKGELKPGMFVTCKVKSVHTFGLIVEADGLTALVPASEATFKKGADLSKDFHPGQVLRAKVLKLDWEEGKHSFTVKDFLKDPWAQNVPFKEGDLVTGTVESVKPFGVFVKLNEHFSGLVPNRETGLQNRIPAAQHFKIGDSVSAFVTEVNPTKRQISLSLIKAKEVQERLDYSGYLSEETSSTGSFGAILAKSLNKGQKKG; from the coding sequence ATGAAAGAAGATCAAAAAGAACTGTTTCAAAAATTGCTGGACGAAAGTTTCAGGAAAAAAGCGGCTTTAGAGCCCGGAGCAAAAGTTTCTGCGTTAGTCACTAGTTCTAAATCGGATTACGTTTTTATAAAGGTCCAAGGAGCAGGTATCTCCGGGATTATCGCCGCAGACGAATTTACGGAAGCTCTCCCGAAACAGGGAGAAACTATCGAGGCGTATTTTTTACAGGAATCTTCCGGAGACCAATATTTCACCACTTGTTTAAACGGAGATACAATCTCCAAAGATATGGTATCGGTAGCTCATACTGCCGAGATCCCTGTCTTAGGCCATATCGTAGGGGAGAATGAAGCCGGCGTAGAAGTCAAGTTAGGCGAACAAACCGGCTTCTGCCCATTTTCCCAATTAGATCCTGAACTGAAAAAGCAGAATAACGGAGTAGGCAAAAGGGTTCGTTTCCTCATTTCAGAAGTAGGAAATAAGGGAAAGATCATCGTTTCCCAAAAGAAAATCGCAGATAAGGAAAGAGAGGCTAAAATTTCGGTCCTGAAAGGAGAATTGAAGCCCGGAATGTTCGTTACCTGCAAAGTCAAATCCGTCCATACTTTCGGATTAATTGTAGAAGCAGATGGACTTACCGCACTTGTTCCAGCATCCGAGGCCACTTTCAAAAAAGGAGCGGATCTTTCTAAAGATTTTCATCCTGGCCAAGTTCTGAGAGCAAAAGTTTTAAAATTAGATTGGGAAGAAGGAAAACATAGTTTTACTGTTAAGGATTTTCTAAAAGATCCTTGGGCCCAAAATGTTCCATTTAAAGAAGGTGATTTGGTCACCGGAACGGTAGAAAGTGTGAAACCTTTCGGAGTATTCGTAAAATTGAATGAACATTTTTCCGGACTGGTTCCCAATAGAGAGACTGGATTACAAAATCGTATCCCTGCTGCTCAACATTTCAAGATAGGCGATTCAGTTTCCGCATTTGTAACAGAAGTGAATCCCACAAAAAGACAGATCTCTCTTTCTCTTATAAAAGCGAAAGAAGTTCAGGAAAGACTGGATTATAGCGGATATCTTTCCGAGGAAACTTCTTCTACCGGATCTTTCGGAGCGATTCTTGCAAAATCCTTAAACAAAGGACAGAAAAAGGGATAA
- a CDS encoding histidine kinase produces MGQEIRDISDNIRLTVEDGRILSLKTHRITRSVEEHIQQAIELILDKVTYPTLVPTIYTIVKELSINACKANQKRIFFEEKGYDIENPIQYKKGVSEYKQLFSESMAEEYGNKSKKKGYFCLITFDYSMDGIRVEVTNNTPVTIEEEKSLREKLEKGMQYGDIAQFYLDNADNTEGAGLGLALILIMLKGEGIDPSFFRIIIRKDVTIARLEVPLSSNFKSVRDQDFSRA; encoded by the coding sequence ATGGGTCAGGAAATCCGGGATATATCAGACAATATCCGGCTTACGGTGGAGGACGGAAGAATCCTCTCTCTAAAGACCCATCGAATCACCAGATCGGTCGAGGAACATATCCAACAAGCGATCGAGCTTATCTTGGATAAGGTCACTTATCCCACCCTTGTTCCAACGATTTACACTATCGTAAAAGAATTATCGATCAACGCCTGCAAGGCAAATCAAAAAAGGATCTTCTTCGAGGAAAAAGGATACGATATAGAAAATCCTATCCAGTACAAAAAAGGAGTCTCCGAATATAAGCAGTTATTCTCCGAAAGTATGGCGGAAGAATACGGGAACAAATCCAAAAAGAAGGGATATTTCTGTCTGATCACATTCGACTATTCCATGGACGGAATTCGGGTCGAAGTTACAAACAATACACCAGTCACGATAGAAGAAGAAAAATCCCTCCGAGAAAAATTAGAAAAAGGGATGCAGTACGGAGACATCGCCCAATTCTATTTAGATAACGCCGACAATACGGAAGGAGCCGGATTGGGACTCGCACTTATATTAATCATGCTAAAAGGAGAAGGTATCGATCCTTCTTTTTTCAGGATCATCATCCGCAAAGACGTAACCATCGCCAGATTGGAAGTTCCTCTTTCGTCTAATTTTAAATCCGTAAGAGATCAGGATTTTTCCCGCGCTTGA
- a CDS encoding glycosyltransferase family 2 protein: MMLPISACIITLNEEDNIERCLSSLDFVNEIIVLDSGSKDRTESIAKQKGAKVVLRKFDDYVSQKNHVISLAVSPWILTLDADEELSPGLKEEIKSLFKNGEPEEDGFIIPRLTMYMGKWIRHGGWHPNYRARLFQKSKGKFVGGKVHEAVELSGKRKKLKHPVFHYSYENLFDHVSFINRYSELAATEKFGKGKRSGLFLALLEAGYKSFWMYFVRLGFLDGRRGLILAIMGFYYNFLKYAKVFEMTLAEKAKLKK, from the coding sequence TTGATGTTACCAATCTCAGCCTGTATCATCACATTAAACGAAGAAGATAATATCGAAAGATGTCTATCTTCTCTAGATTTCGTAAACGAGATCATAGTATTGGATTCGGGTTCCAAGGACAGAACTGAAAGTATCGCAAAACAAAAGGGAGCAAAGGTTGTTCTCCGAAAATTTGATGATTACGTTTCCCAAAAAAATCATGTAATCTCTTTAGCAGTAAGCCCTTGGATACTCACTCTGGATGCCGACGAAGAACTTTCTCCAGGCCTAAAAGAAGAGATCAAAAGTTTATTCAAGAACGGTGAACCTGAAGAGGACGGATTCATAATCCCAAGACTTACGATGTATATGGGAAAATGGATCAGACACGGGGGCTGGCATCCGAATTACAGAGCACGTTTATTCCAAAAATCCAAAGGAAAATTCGTGGGCGGAAAGGTCCACGAAGCAGTGGAATTATCCGGTAAAAGAAAAAAGTTAAAACATCCTGTATTCCATTATTCTTACGAAAACCTATTCGATCATGTTAGCTTTATTAATCGATACTCGGAACTTGCAGCCACTGAAAAATTCGGGAAAGGAAAACGTAGCGGCCTATTCTTAGCCCTATTGGAAGCAGGATACAAATCCTTTTGGATGTATTTTGTAAGACTAGGATTTTTGGACGGAAGAAGAGGACTGATCCTCGCAATTATGGGCTTCTATTATAATTTCTTAAAATACGCCAAAGTATTCGAAATGACTTTGGCGGAAAAAGCTAAACTTAAGAAATAA
- the aroE gene encoding shikimate dehydrogenase yields the protein MSEARIPICLTGFSGFRIKSRILVKKKRNPLKIFRDSSKYFGIVGHPLSHTLSPLLHSSWYEDLSLDCGYLVFPVETLEKEELLSLSKFGVKGLSVTIPHKETAFQLADKTDETSQTVKASNTLVFENGSISAHNTDGMGAVRSIQESFPESLKGKVLLIGSGGSARGISFTLLKEAGVNDLTIAARNSKTSEELTGLLSKISSAKIKSSDLNEVQKNFSEYSLIIHTTPLGMKGKDPGPAIPESCFKEGQVVFDIVYNPLETPLVLGAKKKGANIVPGTEMLLYQAVEQFRLFTGVSLSPDLIEKGRSRLLKALGYA from the coding sequence TTGAGCGAGGCCAGGATTCCCATCTGCTTAACAGGTTTTTCGGGTTTTCGGATAAAGTCGAGAATTTTAGTAAAAAAGAAGCGGAACCCATTGAAAATCTTTCGAGACAGCTCAAAATACTTCGGGATCGTAGGTCACCCCCTATCACATACCTTATCACCCTTGCTACACAGCTCATGGTATGAAGACCTGAGTCTGGACTGCGGCTATTTGGTTTTTCCAGTGGAAACTTTGGAAAAAGAGGAACTTCTTTCTTTGTCCAAGTTCGGAGTCAAAGGTTTGTCAGTCACAATCCCTCATAAGGAAACCGCATTTCAACTCGCAGATAAAACGGATGAAACCTCACAAACAGTTAAAGCGAGTAACACTTTAGTTTTTGAAAATGGATCGATTAGCGCGCATAATACGGACGGAATGGGTGCCGTTCGCTCTATCCAAGAATCTTTTCCGGAAAGTTTAAAAGGAAAAGTCTTATTAATCGGAAGTGGAGGAAGTGCTCGAGGAATTTCTTTCACATTATTGAAAGAAGCAGGAGTAAATGATCTTACTATTGCGGCAAGAAATTCAAAAACTTCCGAAGAATTGACCGGATTACTTTCTAAAATTTCCTCCGCAAAAATCAAATCGTCGGATCTAAACGAAGTACAAAAGAATTTTTCAGAATATTCACTCATTATTCATACAACTCCTCTCGGAATGAAAGGAAAAGATCCAGGACCTGCCATCCCGGAGTCTTGTTTTAAAGAAGGGCAAGTCGTATTCGATATAGTCTATAATCCTCTGGAAACTCCCTTGGTCTTAGGAGCAAAGAAGAAGGGAGCGAATATTGTGCCTGGAACAGAAATGCTTCTCTACCAAGCAGTGGAACAATTCAGATTATTCACTGGTGTTAGTTTAAGCCCTGACCTAATCGAAAAAGGAAGATCCAGACTGCTTAAAGCACTCGGATATGCCTAA